One Methanobacterium alcaliphilum genomic region harbors:
- a CDS encoding calcium/sodium antiporter: MIDIIVLIGALIVSLIIVIKSADVFVDNIVEIGGALGISQIILGVTASAIGTSLPEFGSAMIASLSGSAELGVGTVIGSNIWNIAGILGISATVAGVIGTDSKGLSRDVMAVLGTGFILIFFMFFGDINRTASVFMILLYLIYLWRLIKAQKDYAQEKEDAEEKTEETKTSKFKSINRKQAGMAILGLGGLIVGCRILVYSGTELAAIAGIPEMIMGLFTLAIGTSIPELVVTLSSAMKGLHELSIGTVLGSNTFNILIGIGVPALFMTIPVDHLSLAFDAPVMIFITLLLIGLIKLGGNKLNRVGGIILLATYITYAVLRLYVLA; encoded by the coding sequence TTGATCGATATAATAGTGCTCATAGGGGCTTTAATAGTTTCATTGATTATTGTTATTAAGTCCGCTGATGTATTTGTAGATAATATTGTGGAAATTGGAGGGGCACTAGGAATTTCACAAATTATTTTAGGGGTTACGGCATCTGCAATTGGGACTTCTCTGCCGGAATTTGGTTCTGCAATGATTGCGTCACTATCTGGCAGCGCGGAATTAGGAGTAGGTACTGTAATAGGATCAAATATATGGAATATAGCGGGCATTCTTGGTATTTCGGCTACAGTTGCGGGAGTTATTGGAACTGATTCTAAAGGACTTTCCAGAGATGTTATGGCTGTTTTAGGTACTGGATTCATATTGATTTTTTTCATGTTCTTTGGAGATATAAATCGAACAGCTTCTGTTTTCATGATACTGTTGTATTTAATTTATTTATGGAGATTAATAAAAGCACAAAAAGATTATGCTCAGGAAAAGGAAGATGCAGAAGAGAAAACTGAAGAAACTAAAACTTCAAAATTCAAATCCATCAATAGAAAACAAGCAGGAATGGCTATTCTTGGTCTGGGTGGACTTATTGTGGGATGCAGGATATTGGTTTATAGTGGGACTGAACTTGCAGCCATTGCAGGAATTCCGGAAATGATTATGGGATTATTTACATTAGCTATAGGAACAAGTATTCCCGAACTGGTTGTAACGCTGTCATCTGCTATGAAAGGACTTCATGAACTATCGATTGGTACAGTACTTGGTAGTAACACATTTAATATTTTAATTGGTATTGGTGTGCCTGCTTTATTCATGACTATACCTGTCGATCATCTTTCCCTGGCATTTGATGCCCCAGTAATGATATTTATAACTCTGTTGCTTATAGGGCTCATAAAATTAGGTGGCAACAAATTAAACCGTGTGGGTGGGATCATTCTGCTTGCAACCTATATAACTTATGCAGTATTAAGACTATATGTATTAGCGTGA
- a CDS encoding universal stress protein, with the protein MYGKILVATMGEYMDEIIEHTVDLLHGRDAEIICIYVVETSVPFLTPKKVKEMMIDELTEKGKEILRDMEKELAGLNKDNITFKSIMTQGSPADEIVKTAENENVDVIVMGTGKSIVDKHLLGSVSEKVVHYAPCTIHLVRTA; encoded by the coding sequence ATGTATGGGAAGATATTAGTTGCTACCATGGGAGAATACATGGATGAGATCATTGAGCACACTGTAGATTTATTACATGGAAGGGACGCAGAAATAATCTGTATTTATGTTGTAGAGACTTCTGTTCCTTTCCTTACCCCTAAAAAAGTAAAAGAAATGATGATTGATGAACTTACAGAAAAGGGTAAAGAAATCTTAAGAGATATGGAAAAAGAATTAGCAGGGTTAAATAAAGATAATATCACATTCAAAAGTATAATGACTCAAGGGAGTCCTGCTGATGAAATTGTAAAAACCGCTGAAAATGAAAATGTGGATGTCATTGTCATGGGTACCGGTAAAAGTATTGTGGATAAACACTTATTGGGTAGTGTTTCGGAGAAGGTAGTTCACTATGCTCCGTGCACTATTCACCTGGTTAGAACAGCTTAA
- a CDS encoding methanogenesis marker 14 protein, with protein MSFLKKLFGPKPVIAKSKYITIEDAKTTPFTKKTVGSGYSMRPDVYYVVASVELGNTTTKCILTATNLNTSRSYLLDKTVKMTRDIRAPKDGEEVFGSTVWGVELTKESVSEMVKNTILESVKRAKVDIEKDLDFVVRSTGVTAGFASPEEVGKLIIALANGCLDAGIPPRKMAPAMSIDNFPKRLKEFTLIDKVIFDGAVVSVVPPTGKEVVANEMEGELVTAGIKLGSKWTNVDFRNPCVSIDFGTTLAGRIVNNNEPYARTIGNFCGLAGAVSDALIRGTEKVDKRGGAALDLYSKDILKKADWKKALSNAEKVHNLIDIRKVPEDRERFGTVPVDPHAAYDAGTTLIGCDVGENGDKLDDLTSLGHELYENYGMPTMFATLDHVSALMVKRLVDEAFDENVVEEGSALGITGRAGITGKKPEFILDYTKDRFKDIIFVSDALAMGAAIMARCMNSIGTPHVPIGGRQGGPCILGHRKKLQQKKEDKWID; from the coding sequence TTGTCTTTCTTGAAAAAATTGTTTGGTCCAAAACCTGTAATCGCTAAAAGTAAATATATCACAATAGAAGATGCAAAAACAACGCCATTCACTAAAAAAACGGTGGGGTCTGGATATTCCATGCGTCCGGATGTTTATTATGTTGTAGCATCGGTGGAGCTGGGAAACACTACTACCAAATGTATTCTCACTGCAACCAATCTCAATACCAGTAGAAGTTATTTGCTGGATAAAACCGTGAAAATGACCAGGGATATACGTGCACCTAAAGATGGAGAAGAAGTTTTTGGATCAACTGTATGGGGTGTAGAACTAACTAAAGAATCTGTTTCTGAAATGGTAAAAAATACTATTTTAGAATCAGTAAAAAGAGCTAAAGTAGATATTGAAAAAGATCTGGATTTTGTTGTAAGATCCACAGGTGTGACTGCAGGATTCGCGTCCCCTGAAGAAGTTGGAAAACTCATTATAGCTTTAGCAAACGGATGTTTGGATGCAGGTATTCCGCCTCGTAAAATGGCCCCAGCGATGTCGATAGATAATTTCCCAAAGCGATTGAAAGAATTCACTCTCATAGATAAAGTTATTTTTGACGGTGCGGTAGTTAGTGTTGTCCCCCCAACTGGGAAAGAAGTAGTTGCTAATGAAATGGAAGGCGAATTAGTTACTGCTGGTATTAAACTTGGTTCAAAGTGGACGAATGTTGATTTTAGAAATCCTTGTGTATCTATTGATTTTGGGACAACTCTCGCTGGGAGAATAGTAAATAATAATGAACCATATGCTCGAACTATTGGAAACTTTTGCGGTCTTGCAGGTGCTGTGTCCGATGCGTTAATTAGAGGGACTGAAAAAGTAGATAAACGTGGTGGGGCAGCATTGGATTTGTATAGTAAAGATATTCTTAAAAAAGCAGACTGGAAAAAAGCACTTTCTAATGCGGAGAAAGTACATAATCTAATTGATATTAGAAAAGTCCCTGAAGATAGAGAAAGGTTTGGAACAGTGCCAGTTGATCCTCATGCAGCATATGATGCGGGAACCACATTGATAGGTTGTGATGTAGGGGAAAATGGAGATAAACTGGATGATTTAACATCATTGGGGCATGAACTGTACGAAAACTATGGTATGCCTACTATGTTTGCAACTTTGGACCATGTAAGTGCCTTGATGGTAAAAAGATTAGTGGATGAGGCTTTTGACGAGAATGTGGTAGAAGAAGGTTCGGCATTAGGAATCACCGGGCGAGCAGGCATAACTGGTAAAAAACCAGAATTTATTCTGGATTACACAAAAGATAGATTTAAAGATATTATATTTGTCTCAGATGCACTGGCTATGGGTGCTGCAATAATGGCCAGATGTATGAACTCTATTGGGACGCCTCATGTTCCAATTGGGGGGCGCCAGGGCGGCCCCTGTATATTGGGGCACAGAAAAAAGTTACAACAGAAAAAAGAGGATAAATGGATAGATTAA